In Lewinellaceae bacterium, a single window of DNA contains:
- a CDS encoding helix-turn-helix domain-containing protein gives MPLQSNPELELAYQYVCFTNKSIFLTGKAGTGKTTFLHKIKEEAPKRMAVVAPTGVAAINAKGMTIHSFFQLPFGPYLPGNAREAARQRRFSGEKIRLIRSLDLLVIDEVSMVRADLLDGIDDVLRRYKDPSRPFGGVQLLMIGDLHQLPPVVKDEEWYLLREHYHTPYFFGSLALQETRPVIVELKHIFRQSDDTFIRLLNKVRNNNLDNGVLEALNSRFDPNFQAQEEDGYITLTTHNASAHEINAQKLADIPEKASTFRAEVKGDFPAHAYPADEVLELKTGAQVMFIKNDANPEKRYYNGKIGKITRIGKDEIYVLCPGEREPIEVLLAEWNNVKYSLNEYTKEVAEDIVGTFTQFPLRLAWAITIHKSQGLTFERVILDAQAAFAHGQVYVALSRCKSFEGIVLVSKITPSSVRTDVRVKNFSEEAEKNAPDQAQLEQDKAVYQQSLILELFSFKTLKRGLNQMNRVLLEHENKLLAGALQQFKALATLAEERVFPVGEKFRRQLRWYFTQGGLPEEHEELQGRIQKASGWFAEKVKGELQPAAQSIEIITDNRQIRKTALETLEKLQREIFAKLACFTASQSGFTTQTYLSTKARAELDFQAAQPKAPPAARPAATPKDLAHPELYARLEQWRSDAADEEEVALYMVLPTRSLLELAQNLPLNNAQLKKIHGIGKGRIKQYGADLIALIEGYCAEKEIPTDALLLANAEEAPKKPPKPDTKKISFELFGSGKTIEEIAEERGLVRSTIEGHLAHFIGQGELSAADVMPAEDVEKIKQFLAERPEASLSEARSHFDNAYSYGEIKIVMAERQKSEMGSAKSEGQ, from the coding sequence ATGCCTCTCCAATCCAACCCCGAACTCGAGCTGGCTTACCAATACGTCTGCTTCACCAACAAAAGCATCTTCCTGACGGGCAAGGCCGGAACGGGCAAGACCACCTTTCTGCACAAGATCAAAGAGGAGGCCCCCAAGCGGATGGCCGTAGTGGCCCCCACCGGGGTGGCGGCCATCAACGCCAAAGGCATGACCATCCACTCCTTTTTCCAGTTGCCCTTCGGCCCTTACCTGCCGGGCAATGCGCGGGAGGCCGCCCGGCAGCGGAGGTTCTCCGGCGAAAAAATCCGCCTGATCCGCAGCCTCGACCTGCTGGTCATCGACGAAGTCAGCATGGTGCGGGCCGACCTGCTGGACGGCATCGACGACGTGCTGCGCCGCTACAAAGACCCCAGCCGCCCCTTCGGCGGCGTGCAACTGCTTATGATCGGCGACTTGCACCAGCTGCCGCCGGTGGTCAAGGACGAAGAGTGGTACCTGCTGCGCGAACACTACCACACGCCCTACTTCTTCGGCAGCCTCGCCCTGCAGGAAACCCGGCCGGTGATCGTCGAGCTGAAGCACATCTTCCGGCAATCGGACGACACCTTCATCCGCCTGCTCAACAAGGTGCGCAACAACAACCTCGACAATGGCGTGCTGGAGGCGCTGAACAGCCGTTTCGACCCGAACTTTCAGGCACAGGAGGAGGACGGGTACATCACGCTGACTACCCACAACGCCTCCGCTCATGAGATCAACGCCCAAAAACTGGCGGATATCCCCGAAAAGGCGAGCACCTTCCGGGCGGAGGTCAAAGGCGATTTTCCCGCCCACGCCTACCCTGCCGACGAGGTGCTGGAACTGAAAACCGGCGCCCAGGTGATGTTCATCAAAAACGACGCCAATCCCGAAAAACGCTACTACAACGGCAAGATCGGCAAGATCACCCGTATCGGAAAGGACGAAATTTACGTGCTTTGCCCGGGTGAAAGGGAACCGATCGAAGTGCTGCTCGCCGAGTGGAACAACGTCAAGTACAGCCTGAATGAATATACCAAAGAAGTGGCGGAAGACATCGTCGGCACCTTCACTCAATTCCCCCTCCGGCTGGCCTGGGCCATCACCATCCACAAGAGCCAGGGCCTTACCTTCGAACGGGTGATCCTCGACGCGCAGGCGGCCTTCGCCCACGGGCAGGTCTATGTGGCGCTCAGCCGGTGCAAGAGCTTTGAGGGCATCGTGCTGGTTTCGAAAATCACCCCCTCCAGCGTCCGGACGGATGTAAGGGTGAAAAACTTCTCCGAAGAGGCGGAAAAAAACGCGCCCGATCAGGCCCAACTGGAACAGGACAAGGCAGTTTATCAGCAGTCCCTCATCCTGGAATTATTCAGCTTCAAAACCCTGAAAAGAGGCCTCAACCAAATGAACCGGGTGCTGCTGGAACACGAAAACAAACTGCTCGCGGGTGCTTTGCAACAATTCAAGGCGCTTGCCACGCTGGCAGAGGAACGGGTATTCCCGGTAGGAGAAAAATTCAGGCGGCAGCTTCGGTGGTATTTTACCCAGGGCGGCCTGCCGGAAGAGCATGAAGAACTACAGGGCCGCATCCAAAAGGCCAGCGGATGGTTTGCCGAAAAGGTGAAAGGAGAATTGCAGCCCGCCGCCCAAAGCATTGAAATCATAACCGATAACCGGCAAATCCGGAAGACGGCTTTGGAAACGCTGGAAAAGCTGCAAAGAGAGATTTTTGCCAAACTCGCCTGCTTCACTGCCTCCCAAAGCGGCTTCACTACCCAAACCTACCTGAGCACCAAGGCCAGGGCCGAACTGGACTTCCAGGCTGCCCAGCCCAAGGCCCCGCCTGCCGCCCGGCCTGCCGCCACTCCTAAAGACCTCGCCCACCCGGAGCTGTACGCCCGCCTGGAGCAATGGCGCAGCGATGCCGCCGACGAAGAGGAGGTAGCCCTGTATATGGTTTTGCCTACCCGCTCCCTCCTGGAGCTGGCCCAGAATTTGCCGTTAAACAACGCCCAGCTAAAAAAAATCCACGGCATCGGAAAGGGCAGGATCAAACAGTATGGGGCCGACCTTATTGCCCTCATCGAAGGCTATTGTGCAGAGAAAGAGATTCCTACCGACGCCCTCCTGCTGGCCAACGCGGAGGAAGCCCCGAAAAAACCGCCAAAGCCGGATACCAAGAAAATCAGCTTCGAGTTGTTCGGATCGGGCAAAACCATTGAAGAGATCGCCGAAGAGCGCGGATTGGTGCGCTCCACCATCGAAGGCCACCTGGCGCACTTCATCGGCCAGGGTGAATTGAGCGCGGCGGATGTCATGCCTGCGGAAGATGTCGAAAAAATAAAGCAGTTTCTGGCGGAGCGCCCCGAAGCCAGCCTTTCGGAGGCCAGAAGCCATTTTGACAATGCCTATTCTTACGGGGAGATCAAGATCGTGATGGCGGAGAGGCAAAAGTCGGAAATGGGAAGTGCGAAGTCGGAAGGGCAATGA
- a CDS encoding OmpA family protein has product MSPRTFLFLALSTLTISLSAQSGQQLLEQQDYDTARETLEKELRQDEESVEALLGMARLYAEEAYAQYNPDTAYAYLREAQRHIRKLSKGQQKKLEQQGLDNRGIRMLKNDIRDKGLQFAIEKGESEALLQYMDHYSRLSAENKKKAMRAFLQARFEELRRKGGYEPLRDFARSSRADTKEYLPELEQRLHDAIFEAYFQTRDSTHPGSLFNLLADFPEAAARLDEPLSQALWKKPYIARAEAALRGLNHRQLPQTIRVVYYYHYITGDWGDLLGFQNRYPYYADSFNIQAAITIARTAPDLKLGFTDDRMPAYQHYIELAAPVHKAFVALQQAIARDLDRKDWEKAAATVRRFAPFFGENDPRISSLLSLLAQPEEGVAPSALSDAVNSELGEYAPAISADGQLLFFCRNMGRNEDIYAARREGETWTTPYPIDALNTAEKHEAPLALSADNTTLLMYDGGIVKYTDKLAEGWSAPRNFFSAAHTPEWQGSTTFASNREAVIFAARSMDVIGARNDDNIDLFVSRRQPDGSWGPPANLGTTLNTPFEDRSPFLHPDMRTLYFSSSGHGGLGNLDVFIATRIGDGWLEWTEPANLGKEINKPGRDWGYKISTDGTTAYFSADTPGKREELYQVAVPEQFRPQPVSTIRGSILGLDGKPLAAELRLEDLGTGEAAGLIQPDPETGAFFITLPSGRLYSYTVEGPGLYPVSNNIDLRGGATAFDTEAIIEVPTLEEIQEGDITLPLKNLFFETDKYAIQAESFPELDRLAEVVKAYGLKVEVAGHTDHIGGAEYNQALSQNRAEAVRAYLLSRGVAADQINAAGYGLAQPVANNETEEGRALNRRVEVRFRGSEGVRE; this is encoded by the coding sequence ATGTCGCCCCGTACTTTCCTGTTCCTGGCCCTTTCTACCCTAACCATTTCCCTTTCTGCCCAAAGCGGCCAACAACTCCTGGAACAGCAGGACTACGATACCGCCCGGGAAACGCTTGAAAAAGAACTCCGGCAGGATGAGGAATCGGTAGAGGCCTTGCTCGGCATGGCCCGGCTCTACGCCGAAGAGGCTTACGCCCAATACAACCCCGATACAGCCTATGCCTATCTCCGGGAAGCACAGCGCCACATTCGCAAGCTTTCTAAAGGCCAACAGAAAAAACTGGAACAGCAGGGGCTGGACAACCGAGGCATCCGAATGCTCAAAAACGACATCCGCGATAAAGGGCTGCAGTTCGCCATAGAAAAGGGAGAAAGCGAAGCGCTCCTCCAGTACATGGACCACTACAGCCGGCTGAGCGCCGAAAATAAAAAGAAGGCCATGCGCGCTTTTCTTCAGGCCCGGTTCGAAGAACTGCGCAGAAAGGGCGGCTATGAACCCCTGCGGGATTTTGCCCGCTCCAGCCGCGCAGACACTAAAGAATATTTGCCCGAACTTGAACAGCGGCTACACGACGCCATCTTCGAGGCTTACTTCCAAACCAGAGACAGCACCCACCCCGGCAGCCTGTTCAACCTGCTGGCCGACTTCCCCGAAGCCGCCGCCCGCCTGGATGAACCGCTGAGCCAGGCCCTCTGGAAAAAACCCTACATTGCCCGGGCCGAAGCCGCCCTGCGCGGTTTGAACCACCGCCAATTGCCTCAGACAATACGCGTGGTCTATTACTACCACTACATCACCGGCGACTGGGGCGACCTGCTGGGCTTTCAAAACCGCTACCCTTATTACGCCGATTCGTTCAATATACAGGCCGCCATCACCATCGCCCGCACTGCTCCTGACCTCAAGCTGGGCTTTACCGACGATCGCATGCCGGCATACCAGCATTACATCGAACTGGCGGCGCCCGTCCACAAAGCTTTCGTCGCCCTCCAGCAGGCCATCGCCCGCGACCTGGACCGAAAGGACTGGGAAAAAGCCGCCGCTACCGTCCGCCGGTTCGCGCCGTTCTTCGGCGAGAACGACCCCAGGATCAGCAGCCTGCTCAGCCTGCTCGCCCAGCCGGAAGAAGGCGTGGCGCCCTCCGCTCTCAGCGATGCAGTCAACTCCGAGCTGGGGGAGTATGCTCCGGCCATCTCCGCCGATGGGCAGCTCCTCTTCTTCTGCCGCAACATGGGCCGCAATGAAGACATCTACGCCGCCCGCCGGGAGGGCGAAACCTGGACTACCCCCTACCCCATCGACGCCCTGAACACAGCCGAGAAACACGAAGCGCCCCTCGCACTCAGCGCAGACAACACTACTTTGCTGATGTACGACGGCGGCATTGTAAAGTACACGGATAAACTGGCGGAGGGATGGTCGGCGCCCCGCAATTTCTTTTCCGCCGCGCATACCCCCGAATGGCAGGGCAGCACCACCTTCGCCAGCAACCGCGAAGCCGTCATCTTCGCCGCCCGCTCCATGGATGTTATCGGCGCCCGCAATGACGACAACATCGACCTGTTTGTCTCCCGACGGCAACCCGACGGCAGCTGGGGGCCGCCCGCCAACCTGGGCACCACCCTCAACACCCCGTTTGAAGACCGCTCGCCCTTCCTGCACCCAGACATGCGCACCCTCTATTTCAGCTCCAGCGGCCACGGCGGCCTGGGCAACCTCGATGTGTTCATCGCTACCCGCATCGGCGACGGATGGCTGGAATGGACCGAGCCGGCAAATCTCGGCAAGGAGATCAACAAACCCGGCAGAGATTGGGGCTACAAGATCAGCACCGACGGGACAACGGCCTATTTCTCGGCTGATACCCCCGGAAAGCGGGAAGAACTCTACCAGGTGGCTGTCCCGGAACAATTTCGCCCCCAACCGGTGTCCACCATCCGGGGCAGCATCCTCGGCCTGGATGGAAAGCCTTTGGCGGCGGAACTGCGGCTGGAAGACCTTGGCACCGGCGAAGCGGCCGGCCTGATACAACCGGACCCGGAGACCGGCGCCTTTTTTATTACGCTACCTTCCGGGCGTTTGTATAGTTATACAGTGGAAGGCCCGGGCCTCTACCCCGTCAGCAACAACATCGACCTCCGCGGCGGCGCCACCGCTTTCGATACGGAAGCAATCATAGAAGTGCCTACACTGGAGGAAATCCAGGAAGGGGACATCACGCTGCCTCTGAAAAACCTCTTTTTTGAAACCGATAAATACGCCATACAGGCTGAATCCTTCCCCGAACTCGACCGGCTGGCGGAGGTGGTCAAAGCTTACGGCCTGAAAGTGGAAGTGGCTGGCCATACCGACCACATCGGCGGCGCCGAATACAACCAGGCCCTTTCCCAAAACCGGGCGGAAGCGGTACGCGCCTACCTCCTCAGCCGGGGCGTGGCGGCCGATCAGATAAACGCTGCCGGCTACGGCCTCGCCCAGCCCGTCGCCAATAACGAAACAGAAGAGGGGCGGGCGCTGAACCGGCGGGTGGAAGTTCGGTTTCGGGGGAGTGAGGGAGTGAGGGAGTGA
- the uraD gene encoding 2-oxo-4-hydroxy-4-carboxy-5-ureidoimidazoline decarboxylase, producing the protein MKLNTLNTLPPEEAKAALANCCGATQWVNRMMEAHPFASASALFARCNDIWYGQCREEDWLEAFSHHPRIGGIDSLKEKYAATKNWAEKEQGGVKGAAATTLERLAAANRAYEEKFGFIFIVCATGKSAEEMLRLLQDRLENMREEELRVAMGEQCKITHLRLRKLLADEDLPAAASSQVTTHVLDTSIGRPGRGVSIRLKARIEERWLTIAQGISNEDGRIASLLPPGRTLPPGHYKMVFDTGNYFESLNIQGFYPEVEIAFTTFDRSHYHVPLLINPFGYSTYRGS; encoded by the coding sequence ATGAAATTGAATACGCTCAATACCCTTCCCCCCGAAGAAGCCAAAGCTGCCCTGGCCAACTGCTGCGGAGCCACCCAATGGGTAAACCGGATGATGGAGGCGCATCCCTTCGCTTCCGCCTCTGCCCTGTTCGCCCGCTGCAATGACATCTGGTACGGGCAATGCCGGGAGGAAGACTGGCTGGAGGCTTTTTCCCACCACCCCAGGATCGGCGGCATCGACAGCCTGAAAGAGAAATACGCCGCCACCAAAAACTGGGCGGAGAAAGAACAAGGTGGCGTAAAGGGCGCCGCCGCCACCACCCTAGAGCGGCTGGCGGCAGCCAACCGGGCTTATGAAGAAAAATTCGGGTTCATCTTCATCGTGTGCGCCACCGGGAAATCGGCAGAAGAGATGCTTCGCCTATTGCAGGACAGGCTGGAAAATATGCGGGAGGAAGAACTGCGGGTGGCCATGGGGGAACAATGCAAAATCACCCACCTGCGGCTGCGCAAACTCCTGGCGGATGAAGATCTGCCGGCGGCAGCCAGCAGCCAGGTTACGACCCATGTGCTGGATACCTCCATCGGGCGGCCCGGGCGGGGCGTCAGCATCCGGCTCAAAGCCCGCATCGAAGAGCGATGGCTGACGATAGCCCAGGGCATAAGCAATGAAGACGGGCGCATTGCCAGCCTGCTGCCGCCGGGCAGAACGCTGCCGCCGGGCCATTATAAAATGGTGTTTGATACGGGCAATTATTTTGAAAGCCTGAACATTCAAGGCTTCTACCCGGAAGTAGAAATCGCATTCACGACCTTCGACCGCAGCCACTACCACGTGCCGCTGCTGATCAACCCGTTTGGGTATTCGACTTATCGGGGGTCTTGA
- a CDS encoding phosphoenolpyruvate kinase — translation MQRSIPEANKAAIFQKLALANRAFQQIYPGDRPDRQPVHTVYGGAGLFRYNTAEALGKKALEALQQYAPDFATFGRIFQLAGASELPAEPPAIAELAARLQAMDAKERKAHPGGLSFEVYHKTLQKLRTEAVEDFRIDFEDGYGNRSNEEEDQTAQEAAREVAKGMAENTLPPFIGIRIKPFTEEMKERGLRTLDLFLTTLLMETGGQLPDNFVVMLPKVTIPEQPEALVSFFELLEDYFALDEGTLKMEMMVETTQSIMNHEGANPLYHFIRAARGRCVAMHFGTYDYTAACDITARYQEMDHPVCDFAHHVTKVALAQTGIWLSDGATNTMPIGPHRGAGLTSEQLAENTRIVHRAWKKGYDHIRHSLWNGYYQGWDLNPAQLPMRYAAVYAFFLESYEDARERLSAFIDKAARASLIGEVFDDAATGQGLLNYFLRALNSGAITEEEVLATGLTLEEIRSRSFKQILENRKTRL, via the coding sequence ATGCAACGATCCATACCAGAAGCCAACAAGGCCGCCATATTTCAAAAGCTTGCCCTGGCCAACCGGGCTTTCCAGCAGATCTACCCGGGCGACCGGCCCGACCGCCAGCCGGTGCACACCGTCTACGGCGGGGCGGGGCTGTTCAGGTACAACACGGCGGAGGCGCTGGGGAAAAAGGCCCTGGAGGCCCTGCAGCAATACGCCCCTGATTTTGCCACCTTTGGGCGCATATTCCAACTGGCAGGCGCCTCTGAGTTGCCGGCCGAACCGCCGGCTATTGCCGAGCTGGCTGCCCGGCTGCAGGCCATGGATGCGAAGGAAAGAAAAGCCCACCCCGGCGGATTGTCCTTCGAAGTATACCATAAAACCCTGCAAAAACTCCGCACCGAAGCGGTGGAGGACTTCCGCATCGACTTCGAAGACGGCTATGGCAACCGGTCCAATGAGGAAGAAGACCAAACCGCACAGGAAGCGGCCCGGGAAGTGGCCAAAGGCATGGCGGAAAATACCCTGCCGCCCTTTATCGGCATCCGCATCAAGCCCTTCACCGAAGAGATGAAGGAACGGGGCCTGAGAACGCTCGACCTGTTCCTCACCACCCTGCTGATGGAAACCGGGGGCCAGTTGCCGGACAACTTCGTGGTGATGCTCCCCAAAGTCACCATCCCCGAGCAGCCGGAAGCGCTGGTGTCTTTTTTCGAACTGCTGGAAGATTACTTCGCCCTGGATGAAGGTACGCTGAAGATGGAGATGATGGTCGAAACCACCCAATCCATCATGAACCACGAAGGCGCCAACCCGCTCTACCATTTCATCCGGGCGGCACGGGGCAGGTGCGTGGCCATGCATTTCGGCACCTATGATTATACCGCCGCCTGCGACATAACCGCCCGCTACCAGGAGATGGACCACCCCGTTTGCGATTTTGCGCACCATGTCACCAAGGTGGCCCTGGCGCAGACCGGCATCTGGCTCTCCGACGGGGCCACCAACACCATGCCGATCGGCCCGCACCGGGGCGCCGGGCTTACGTCGGAGCAGCTCGCTGAGAATACCCGCATCGTGCATCGGGCCTGGAAAAAGGGCTACGATCACATTCGTCATTCGCTGTGGAACGGCTACTACCAGGGATGGGACCTCAACCCGGCACAACTGCCCATGCGTTATGCAGCGGTGTACGCCTTTTTCCTGGAAAGCTACGAGGACGCCCGGGAACGCCTCAGCGCCTTCATCGACAAAGCCGCCCGCGCCTCCCTGATCGGCGAGGTGTTCGACGACGCGGCTACCGGCCAGGGCCTGCTCAACTACTTTCTGAGGGCGTTGAACAGCGGGGCTATTACGGAAGAGGAAGTACTGGCCACAGGGCTGACGCTGGAGGAGATTCGGAGCCGGTCGTTTAAGCAAATCCTGGAGAACCGGAAAACCAGGCTGTAG
- a CDS encoding XdhC family protein, which yields MKVWAFIHANLCRQQAVFLLYVVDSQGSSPGRQGFKMAVNEAGGMAGSIGGGIMEHKLAEYARELLRKKDGRVFLKEQYHDKEHERDQSGMICSGQQTIAFVPILAGHRELIARLLDAFGNKKEMALSLGPQGLRFLSETERASPGFTYQNSQHWSYTEILNKAPVIHILGGGHVGTALSEVMRLLGFYVVVYDDREGLNTMEANAFAHEKQVVAYENIGELLPEDDKAYVVIMTFGYRPDMALFRQLYHKRFFYLGMMGSHAKIEEMKREGLAYGITGAHWERVHAPIGLDIYSKTPMEIAVSVAAEVIREKNRGLPTGRGL from the coding sequence ATGAAAGTATGGGCCTTTATACATGCCAACCTCTGCCGCCAACAGGCCGTCTTCCTGCTCTATGTGGTGGACAGCCAGGGCAGCTCGCCCGGCCGGCAGGGTTTCAAAATGGCGGTCAATGAGGCGGGCGGGATGGCCGGCTCCATTGGCGGGGGCATCATGGAGCACAAACTGGCGGAGTATGCCCGGGAATTGCTCCGGAAAAAGGACGGCAGGGTTTTCCTGAAAGAGCAATACCACGACAAAGAACACGAGCGGGATCAATCGGGCATGATCTGTTCGGGGCAGCAAACGATTGCCTTCGTGCCCATCCTGGCGGGACATCGAGAGCTGATAGCACGCCTCCTGGATGCTTTTGGAAATAAGAAGGAAATGGCGCTTTCGCTTGGGCCGCAGGGCCTGAGGTTCCTTTCCGAAACGGAGCGTGCCTCGCCTGGATTCACTTATCAAAACTCCCAGCACTGGTCTTACACCGAAATACTGAACAAAGCCCCGGTGATCCACATCCTGGGCGGCGGGCATGTGGGCACGGCCCTGTCGGAAGTCATGCGTTTGCTGGGCTTCTACGTCGTCGTTTACGATGACCGGGAGGGGCTCAACACCATGGAAGCCAACGCTTTCGCCCACGAGAAGCAAGTGGTGGCCTATGAAAATATAGGAGAACTCCTACCCGAGGACGACAAAGCCTACGTAGTAATCATGACCTTCGGCTACCGGCCGGACATGGCGCTGTTCCGGCAGTTGTACCACAAGCGCTTTTTCTACCTGGGCATGATGGGCAGCCACGCCAAGATCGAAGAGATGAAGCGGGAAGGGCTGGCCTACGGCATCACCGGGGCGCACTGGGAAAGGGTGCACGCCCCCATTGGTTTGGATATATACAGCAAAACGCCGATGGAGATTGCCGTGAGCGTGGCGGCGGAGGTTATTCGGGAGAAGAATAGGGGGTTGCCGACGGGGCGAGGCTTATAG
- a CDS encoding class I SAM-dependent methyltransferase, which produces MFAESSEFYDLIYSFKDYAGEAAKIRQLLLSKSPGCQTILDVACGTGEHHKYLKNDFLVDGLDLNATFLEAARKKNPAGSYHPGDMMDFQLSKKYDVLLCLFSSIGYVKTLENVRSTIRCFARHLNPGGLILLEPWLTPENWYKGKLHMLTYDKENIKICRMNKSETRGNASHIHFHYLLATKKHGVRHFEEVHELGLFTEQEMKNAFEMAGLAVEHEPEGLIGRGLYIGRKK; this is translated from the coding sequence ATGTTCGCCGAAAGCTCCGAATTCTACGACCTGATATACAGTTTTAAAGACTATGCCGGCGAAGCTGCCAAGATTCGGCAACTCCTCCTGTCCAAAAGCCCGGGATGCCAAACCATCCTCGATGTCGCCTGCGGCACCGGAGAGCACCATAAATACCTGAAGAATGATTTCCTGGTTGACGGGCTCGACCTCAACGCAACCTTTCTGGAAGCCGCCCGGAAGAAGAACCCTGCCGGGAGTTATCATCCGGGCGATATGATGGATTTCCAGCTTTCGAAAAAGTACGACGTTCTGCTTTGCCTATTCAGCTCCATTGGTTATGTGAAAACCTTAGAAAACGTACGGTCAACGATCCGTTGTTTCGCCCGCCACCTGAACCCCGGTGGACTGATCCTGCTGGAACCCTGGCTAACTCCCGAGAACTGGTATAAGGGAAAGTTGCACATGCTCACCTACGATAAGGAAAATATCAAGATCTGCCGGATGAATAAAAGCGAGACGCGCGGCAATGCCTCTCATATTCATTTTCACTATCTTCTGGCGACGAAGAAGCATGGAGTCCGGCATTTTGAGGAGGTGCATGAGTTGGGGTTATTTACGGAACAGGAAATGAAAAATGCCTTCGAAATGGCAGGGTTGGCCGTGGAGCACGAACCGGAAGGGTTGATCGGCAGGGGGTTGTACATTGGGAGGAAAAAGTAA
- a CDS encoding DUF2442 domain-containing protein, translating to MIRDEYILDKFKQLSLEAQVKVLMDALEIMAKEGYKNKVDGISLAMGIPLFPEIESIKKIDGYKITVCFEQDEHRIIDFNKLFTKEKRFEKVLLEDYEKFKEVEVDEGTLVWRNLGIWTKNLEGKKVFHYYDIDPGMLYENSILVAHEEAS from the coding sequence ATGATCCGAGACGAATATATACTCGACAAGTTCAAACAACTCTCCTTGGAAGCTCAGGTCAAAGTGCTTATGGACGCGCTGGAAATAATGGCCAAAGAGGGTTACAAAAATAAGGTGGATGGAATCAGCCTGGCTATGGGCATCCCTTTATTTCCTGAAATTGAAAGCATTAAAAAAATTGATGGTTACAAAATAACAGTATGCTTTGAGCAAGACGAGCATCGCATAATTGATTTTAATAAGTTATTTACCAAAGAAAAACGGTTTGAGAAAGTCTTGCTTGAAGACTACGAAAAATTCAAAGAAGTAGAGGTGGACGAAGGCACGCTGGTTTGGCGCAATCTCGGCATCTGGACTAAAAACCTTGAGGGGAAAAAGGTCTTTCACTACTATGACATCGACCCTGGCATGCTTTATGAGAACTCCATTTTAGTGGCTCATGAGGAGGCTTCGTGA
- a CDS encoding DUF4160 domain-containing protein — translation MLTVASFVLMPVIAVVAGVRIYMYFKDHNPPHFHGKYSGEKESFDLKGNTLKGNIGNKKRKKVRKWAQSNEKFLKEQWDKHNPK, via the coding sequence ATGCTTACCGTAGCTTCTTTTGTTTTGATGCCGGTTATTGCTGTTGTAGCCGGGGTGAGGATTTATATGTATTTCAAGGACCATAATCCACCTCATTTTCATGGGAAATACAGTGGAGAAAAAGAAAGCTTCGACCTGAAGGGCAATACCCTCAAAGGAAATATCGGCAATAAAAAACGAAAAAAAGTTCGCAAGTGGGCACAGAGTAACGAAAAGTTCCTGAAAGAGCAATGGGACAAACACAACCCTAAATAA
- a CDS encoding Sua5/YciO/YrdC/YwlC family protein, protein MTTSTNGRAMMVQNYDLESALETIRAGGLLLYPTDTVWSVGCDATNLRAVGRIRQLKQTDDALGLEILVSSIDMLRRYVAHLHPRIETLLLYHFRPLTVVYKQGRNLPNSILAEDGQVAIRLAQDEYCRQLIDRLGKPLVAAAADLRAGYYPDSFGAISSDVIERVDYVARHRRTDKAPARPSVMARLSRGDELEFLRE, encoded by the coding sequence ATGACTACTTCTACAAATGGAAGGGCTATGATGGTTCAAAACTACGATCTCGAAAGCGCCCTTGAGACCATCCGTGCGGGAGGCCTCCTCCTTTACCCCACGGATACGGTATGGAGTGTTGGCTGCGACGCCACCAACCTCCGGGCTGTTGGCCGAATCCGCCAACTCAAACAAACTGACGATGCTCTTGGTTTGGAAATCCTCGTTAGCTCCATCGACATGCTGCGGCGTTACGTCGCTCACCTCCACCCCCGGATAGAGACCTTGCTGCTCTACCACTTCCGCCCGCTGACCGTGGTCTACAAGCAAGGCCGCAACCTGCCCAACAGCATCCTGGCCGAAGACGGGCAGGTGGCCATCCGCCTGGCGCAGGACGAATACTGCCGCCAGCTGATCGACCGGCTCGGCAAGCCGCTGGTTGCCGCTGCCGCCGACCTGCGGGCGGGCTATTATCCCGACAGCTTCGGCGCCATCAGCTCGGATGTGATCGAGCGGGTGGACTATGTGGCCCGGCACCGCCGAACCGATAAGGCGCCGGCCCGGCCCTCGGTTATGGCTCGCCTCTCGCGCGGCGATGAGCTGGAGTTTTTGAGGGAGTAG